From Phenylobacterium montanum, the proteins below share one genomic window:
- a CDS encoding division/cell wall cluster transcriptional repressor MraZ, giving the protein MFLSTFEKPLDAKRRLVVPMEFRASVSGPFDGVFCFPSIEADCIEGGGKALYDRYQAVIEELDVGDPLRYSLEFTVLGGMAQLSFDTAGRVTLPENLCQMFGLTDQAVIVGLGDRFQIWRPDAFHAERLRQRQSARDGLAALRAQQRQARMGGAA; this is encoded by the coding sequence GTGTTTCTCTCGACATTTGAGAAACCATTGGATGCGAAGCGGCGCCTCGTGGTGCCGATGGAGTTCCGCGCGAGCGTTTCCGGCCCCTTCGACGGCGTGTTCTGCTTTCCTTCGATCGAGGCCGACTGCATCGAAGGCGGCGGCAAGGCGCTCTACGACCGCTACCAGGCGGTGATCGAAGAGCTCGATGTCGGCGACCCGCTGCGCTATTCGCTGGAGTTCACGGTGCTGGGCGGTATGGCCCAGCTGTCCTTCGACACCGCCGGCCGCGTCACCTTGCCGGAAAACCTGTGCCAGATGTTCGGTCTGACCGACCAGGCGGTGATCGTCGGCCTGGGCGACCGTTTCCAGATCTGGCGGCCCGACGCCTTCCACGCCGAGCGGCTGCGCCAGCGCCAGTCGGCCCGCGACGGCCTGGCCGCCCTGCGCGCCCAGCAGCGCCAGGCCCGGATGGGAGGCGCGGCGTGA
- the rsmH gene encoding 16S rRNA (cytosine(1402)-N(4))-methyltransferase RsmH, which produces MTEAPHLSVLLPEVLEAIQPGPGMTIVDGTFGAGGYSRAFLDAGAAVIAFDRDPTAARFAAPLAASGRFRLIQDTFSNMAEHVQEGCDGVALDLGVSSMQIDEAERGFSFLRDGPLDMRMSLAGPSAADLVNTAEPAELARIFWIYGEERQSRRIAAFITRRRAETQFERTLDLAEVVERALGGRRGAKVHPATRVFQALRIAVNGELAELEAGLAAAEQLLRAGGRLAVVTFHSLEDRIVKAFFTERAGKTPAGSRHLPPAAKGPSPTFTLLFNGARAPSEAEIAANPRARSAKLRAGVRTAEPVWRAAA; this is translated from the coding sequence GTGACCGAAGCCCCTCATCTTTCCGTGTTGCTGCCCGAGGTCCTGGAGGCCATCCAGCCCGGGCCGGGCATGACTATCGTCGACGGCACCTTCGGCGCCGGCGGCTACAGCAGGGCCTTTCTGGATGCGGGCGCCGCGGTGATCGCCTTCGACCGCGATCCCACCGCCGCGCGTTTCGCCGCACCCCTGGCGGCGAGCGGCCGCTTCCGCTTGATTCAGGACACTTTTTCCAACATGGCCGAACACGTCCAGGAGGGCTGCGACGGCGTGGCGCTCGACCTGGGCGTGTCGTCAATGCAAATCGACGAGGCCGAGCGCGGGTTCTCGTTCCTCCGCGACGGTCCCTTGGATATGCGCATGTCCCTGGCAGGCCCGAGCGCCGCGGATCTGGTCAACACCGCCGAACCCGCCGAGCTCGCCCGCATCTTCTGGATCTATGGCGAAGAGCGCCAGTCGCGCCGCATCGCCGCCTTCATCACCCGCCGCCGCGCCGAGACCCAATTCGAACGCACCCTCGACTTGGCCGAGGTGGTGGAACGGGCCCTGGGCGGACGCCGCGGGGCCAAGGTGCATCCCGCTACGCGCGTGTTCCAGGCCCTGCGGATCGCGGTCAACGGCGAACTGGCCGAACTCGAGGCCGGCCTCGCCGCCGCCGAGCAACTCCTGCGCGCCGGCGGGCGGCTGGCGGTGGTGACCTTCCACTCGCTGGAAGATCGCATCGTCAAGGCCTTCTTCACCGAGCGGGCCGGCAAGACGCCGGCCGGCTCGCGCCACCTGCCGCCGGCCGCCAAGGGCCCCAGCCCGACCTTCACCCTGCTGTTCAACGGCGCCCGCGCGCCGAGCGAGGCCGAGATCGCCGCCAATCCCCGCGCGCGGTCGGCCAAGCTGCGCGCCGGCGTGCGCACCGCCGAACCGGTCTGGAGGGCTGCGGCATGA
- the ftsL gene encoding cell division protein FtsL, with protein sequence MNPFSLLNRRVRGFLVIELVATALLTVTVLAVYLAKTGAGDKRDDIVRVEQQIDAETAQIRLLRAEVAAEERPDRLEALASQYLGMQPVTAKHEIDAEALADIAQLGRAAADAKLKVAAATPHVAPVAAPAPAAAPTLQHAAFVTGGEPAAKAQR encoded by the coding sequence ATGAACCCGTTCAGTCTGCTCAATCGTCGGGTCCGGGGCTTTTTGGTGATCGAGCTGGTCGCCACGGCCCTGCTGACCGTCACCGTCCTGGCCGTCTACCTGGCCAAGACCGGCGCCGGGGACAAGCGTGACGACATCGTCCGCGTCGAGCAGCAGATCGACGCGGAGACCGCCCAGATCCGCCTGCTGCGCGCCGAGGTCGCCGCCGAAGAGCGGCCTGACCGGCTGGAGGCCCTGGCCAGCCAGTATCTCGGCATGCAGCCGGTGACCGCCAAGCACGAGATCGACGCCGAGGCCCTGGCCGACATCGCCCAGCTGGGCAGGGCCGCCGCCGACGCCAAGCTCAAGGTCGCCGCAGCGACGCCGCATGTGGCCCCCGTCGCCGCGCCCGCGCCGGCCGCCGCCCCGACCCTACAGCACGCCGCCTTCGTCACCGGGGGCGAGCCCGCCGCAAAGGCGCAGCGCTGA
- a CDS encoding peptidoglycan D,D-transpeptidase FtsI family protein — MRPVDLAFYRAPPAIRWVLRLIWHIEHGFERARAEGHALDDARRRIRFVFLMFSAGFVVLAVCASKAALFPSVERVTALAAPDGARADIVDRNGQLLAVDLPHYGVYFNPAENWDTGEVLRKLPAVLPQLNAERLDRALHATRRQYLIGGLTPEEKAKVDDLGLPGISFENEVGRVYPQGSTAGHLIGFVDRGGSGLAGAELGLNQAIDDDAGKTALPLSIDVRVQAAVQDELSKAAEKFNAIGGVGIVTNVHTGEILAMASWPNFDPNKAGESPPADMINHAAATVYEPGSVFKVFTLAMGIDAGLANVDTPFDVATPLQLAGGRVIHDYHKGDSVLPLSKVFTHSSNIGAARLGLMAGSERMDKYFRSFGLFAAAPSELKESARPLVQKRLDENTVASMSFGEAIAVSPLAIATGMNAIVNGGQYVPLTIKKLEPGQVPQGHRVISEATSRTMLDLMRLNVTSEDGSGKKADVPGYSVGGKTGSAEKSAGGGIARKKLVSSFAAVFPTDGPMNADRYFILIMLDEPKATKDTFGFATGGWTAAPSVGRIVERIAPYVGVKREPIDMATLYGGKGKPTELQGSGR; from the coding sequence ATGCGCCCGGTGGACCTCGCCTTCTATCGCGCACCCCCGGCGATCCGCTGGGTGCTGCGGCTGATCTGGCACATCGAGCACGGCTTCGAGCGCGCCAGGGCCGAGGGCCACGCCCTGGACGACGCGCGCCGGCGCATCCGCTTCGTGTTCCTGATGTTCTCCGCCGGCTTCGTCGTGCTGGCGGTCTGCGCCTCCAAAGCCGCCCTGTTCCCGAGCGTGGAGCGGGTCACGGCCTTGGCCGCGCCTGACGGCGCGCGCGCCGACATCGTCGACCGCAATGGCCAGCTCCTGGCCGTCGACCTGCCGCACTACGGCGTCTATTTCAATCCAGCCGAGAACTGGGACACGGGCGAGGTGCTGCGTAAGCTGCCGGCCGTCCTGCCCCAGCTGAACGCCGAGCGCCTTGATCGCGCCCTGCACGCCACCCGCCGCCAGTACCTGATCGGCGGGTTGACGCCCGAAGAAAAGGCCAAGGTCGATGACCTCGGCCTGCCCGGCATCTCGTTCGAGAACGAGGTCGGCCGGGTCTATCCGCAGGGCTCGACCGCCGGACACCTGATCGGCTTTGTCGACCGCGGCGGCTCGGGCCTGGCGGGCGCCGAACTGGGCCTGAACCAGGCCATTGACGATGACGCCGGAAAGACGGCCTTGCCCCTGTCGATCGACGTGCGGGTGCAGGCGGCGGTGCAGGACGAACTGTCCAAGGCGGCCGAGAAATTCAACGCCATCGGCGGGGTGGGCATCGTCACCAACGTGCACACGGGCGAGATCCTGGCCATGGCCAGCTGGCCGAACTTCGACCCCAACAAGGCCGGCGAAAGCCCGCCTGCCGACATGATCAACCACGCCGCGGCGACGGTCTATGAGCCGGGCTCGGTGTTCAAGGTGTTCACCCTGGCCATGGGCATCGATGCGGGCCTAGCCAATGTCGATACGCCCTTCGATGTGGCCACGCCCCTGCAGCTGGCCGGCGGGAGGGTGATTCACGACTATCACAAGGGCGACAGCGTCCTGCCCCTGTCCAAGGTGTTCACCCACTCTTCCAACATCGGCGCGGCGCGGCTGGGCCTGATGGCCGGCTCGGAGCGGATGGACAAGTATTTCCGCAGCTTCGGCCTCTTCGCCGCCGCCCCCAGCGAGCTGAAGGAGTCCGCCCGGCCGCTGGTGCAGAAGCGGCTGGACGAGAACACCGTCGCCTCGATGTCGTTCGGCGAGGCCATCGCCGTCAGCCCGCTGGCCATCGCCACCGGGATGAACGCCATCGTCAACGGCGGCCAGTACGTCCCGCTGACCATCAAAAAGCTCGAACCCGGTCAGGTTCCGCAGGGCCACCGGGTGATCTCCGAGGCGACCTCGCGCACCATGCTCGACCTGATGCGCCTGAACGTCACCTCCGAGGACGGCTCGGGCAAGAAGGCCGACGTGCCGGGCTACAGCGTCGGCGGCAAGACCGGCTCGGCCGAAAAGTCGGCCGGCGGCGGCATTGCGCGCAAAAAGCTTGTGTCTTCCTTCGCGGCGGTGTTTCCCACCGACGGGCCGATGAACGCCGACCGCTACTTCATCCTGATCATGCTGGACGAGCCCAAGGCGACCAAGGACACCTTCGGCTTTGCGACCGGCGGCTGGACCGCGGCGCCGTCCGTGGGCCGGATCGTCGAGCGCATCGCGCCCTATGTCGGGGTCAAGCGCGAGCCGATCGACATGGCCACCCTCTATGGCGGCAAGGGCAAGCCGACCGAGCTGCAGGGGAGCGGCCGGTGA
- a CDS encoding UDP-N-acetylmuramoyl-L-alanyl-D-glutamate--2,6-diaminopimelate ligase, giving the protein MTSVRLSALLEKDLAADPLISAVTADSRRVAPGALFVALPGTKVDGKSFVPAAVQAGAAAILAAEPMTGVPVPVVAVADPRRAYALAAAAFWGAQPQTCVAVTGTNGKTSVAVFCRQIFERLGRKSASMGTLGVQTGGEQLTPAGLTTPDAGDVARLLAELAGRGVTHLALEASSHGVDQRRLDGVSLTAAGFTNLTQDHLDYHGGMDEYRAAKLRLFETLAPRGSAAVLNADSDAYPAFAAAAVQNGHSLLSVGEKGQFLTLTGRALAPEGQRLLIRGEGRAFEVRLPLAGGFQASNALVAAGLCIAAGEKIDAVLEALEHVEGAPGRLQRVGSGPRGGEAYVDYAHTPDGLETVLAALRPHTSGRLIVVFGAGGDRDRGKRSLMGEIAARLSDIAIVTDDNPRSEEPGSIRAAILAAAPGAREIGDRREAIFEAARLMGQGDVLVVAGKGHEQGQLVAGVTHPFDDVAVTREALEAAHG; this is encoded by the coding sequence GTGACCTCTGTCCGCCTCTCCGCCCTGCTGGAAAAGGACCTGGCCGCCGATCCCCTGATCAGCGCCGTGACCGCCGACAGCCGCCGGGTCGCGCCCGGCGCCCTGTTCGTGGCCCTGCCGGGGACCAAGGTGGACGGCAAGAGCTTCGTACCCGCCGCGGTCCAGGCGGGCGCCGCCGCCATCCTGGCGGCAGAGCCGATGACTGGGGTTCCGGTCCCAGTGGTCGCCGTCGCCGATCCGCGCCGGGCCTACGCTCTGGCCGCCGCCGCCTTCTGGGGCGCCCAGCCCCAGACCTGCGTCGCCGTGACCGGCACCAACGGCAAGACCTCGGTCGCCGTCTTCTGCCGCCAGATCTTCGAGCGCCTGGGGCGCAAGTCCGCCAGCATGGGCACGCTCGGCGTGCAGACGGGCGGCGAGCAACTGACCCCGGCGGGCCTGACCACCCCCGACGCCGGCGATGTCGCCCGGCTGCTGGCCGAGCTGGCCGGCCGCGGCGTCACCCACCTGGCGCTGGAGGCCTCCTCGCATGGGGTCGACCAGCGGCGCCTGGACGGGGTGAGCCTGACGGCGGCCGGCTTCACCAACCTGACCCAGGACCACCTGGACTATCACGGCGGCATGGACGAGTACCGCGCCGCCAAGCTGCGCCTGTTCGAGACCCTGGCGCCGCGCGGCTCGGCGGCGGTGCTCAACGCCGACAGCGACGCCTATCCGGCCTTCGCCGCCGCCGCTGTGCAGAACGGGCACAGCCTCTTGTCGGTCGGCGAAAAGGGCCAGTTTCTCACCCTGACCGGCCGCGCCCTGGCGCCCGAGGGCCAGCGCCTGCTGATCCGCGGCGAGGGCCGCGCCTTCGAGGTGCGCCTGCCGCTGGCCGGCGGGTTCCAGGCGTCCAACGCCCTGGTGGCGGCGGGTCTCTGCATCGCCGCCGGCGAGAAGATCGACGCGGTGCTGGAAGCCCTGGAGCATGTCGAGGGCGCGCCCGGCCGGCTGCAGCGGGTAGGTTCGGGCCCTCGCGGCGGCGAGGCCTATGTCGACTACGCCCACACCCCCGACGGCCTGGAGACCGTGCTGGCGGCGCTCAGGCCCCATACCTCCGGGCGGCTGATCGTGGTGTTCGGCGCCGGCGGCGACCGCGATCGCGGCAAGCGGTCCCTGATGGGCGAGATCGCCGCGCGGCTTTCCGACATCGCCATCGTCACCGACGACAATCCGCGCTCGGAGGAGCCGGGCTCGATCCGCGCCGCCATCCTGGCCGCCGCCCCCGGCGCGCGCGAGATCGGCGACCGGCGCGAAGCCATCTTCGAGGCGGCCCGCCTGATGGGCCAAGGCGACGTTCTGGTGGTGGCCGGCAAGGGGCACGAGCAGGGCCAGCTGGTGGCCGGCGTCACCCATCCCTTCGACGACGTGGCCGTGACCCGCGAAGCGCTGGAGGCGGCGCATGGCTGA
- a CDS encoding UDP-N-acetylmuramoyl-tripeptide--D-alanyl-D-alanine ligase, translating to MAEPLWTSDEILAATGGTLVCTPFEATGVSIDTRTLEPGDLFVALAGARDGHEFVGAARAHGSAAALVSHPVTGCQVVVPDTLKALEALGAAARERASTARRGAVTGSVGKTSVTQALAAGLALAGPSHASIKSYNNHIGVPLTLARMPRETQRAVFEVGMNHADEITPLSRMIRPHAVAITTVGPVHMENFADGEQGVARAKAEIFAGLEPGGVAVLNADNRWFDLLAGEARAAGAKVMRFGAADGAEAQLTGFEMTAGGAVVEAVLHGRPLRFPIRQSGAHWGPNSLAVLLMLEALDVGLETGLAALAEFAPLGGRGAERRLVVRGGDVQLIDESYNANPVSMAAAIASLGAHPAAGRRIAVLTDMLELGPDSPRFHAELAGPLAEARADRVFCAGPLMRALWEALPAARRGAWAETAHDLIAEVAAAIGPGDVIMVKGSNGSKAGEIVSALSAMFQEESAGEGAAH from the coding sequence ATGGCTGAGCCGCTCTGGACCAGCGACGAGATCCTGGCCGCCACGGGCGGGACCCTGGTCTGCACGCCGTTCGAGGCCACCGGCGTCTCCATCGACACCCGCACGCTGGAGCCCGGCGACCTGTTCGTGGCCCTGGCCGGCGCGCGTGACGGGCACGAGTTCGTCGGCGCCGCCCGTGCGCACGGCTCGGCCGCGGCCCTGGTCTCGCACCCGGTCACGGGCTGCCAGGTGGTGGTCCCCGACACCCTGAAAGCCCTGGAAGCTTTGGGCGCCGCCGCCCGCGAGCGCGCCTCGACCGCCCGCCGCGGCGCGGTGACCGGCTCGGTCGGCAAGACCAGCGTCACCCAGGCCCTGGCTGCGGGCCTGGCCCTGGCCGGCCCGTCCCACGCCTCCATCAAGTCCTACAACAATCACATCGGCGTGCCCCTGACCCTGGCCCGGATGCCCCGCGAGACGCAGCGGGCGGTGTTCGAGGTCGGCATGAACCACGCGGACGAGATCACCCCCCTGTCGCGTATGATCCGGCCCCACGCGGTGGCCATCACCACGGTCGGCCCGGTGCACATGGAGAACTTCGCCGACGGCGAACAGGGCGTCGCCCGCGCCAAGGCCGAGATCTTCGCCGGGCTGGAGCCGGGCGGGGTGGCGGTGCTGAACGCCGACAATCGCTGGTTCGACTTGCTGGCCGGCGAGGCTCGGGCCGCGGGGGCGAAGGTGATGCGGTTCGGTGCAGCGGATGGGGCCGAGGCGCAGCTGACCGGGTTCGAAATGACCGCCGGCGGGGCGGTGGTCGAGGCGGTGCTGCATGGCCGGCCCCTGCGCTTCCCGATCCGCCAGAGCGGCGCCCACTGGGGGCCGAACAGCCTGGCGGTGCTCCTGATGCTGGAAGCCCTCGATGTGGGGCTGGAGACCGGCCTTGCGGCCCTGGCCGAGTTCGCGCCCCTGGGCGGCCGCGGGGCCGAGCGGCGCCTGGTCGTGCGCGGCGGGGACGTTCAGCTGATCGACGAGAGCTACAACGCCAACCCGGTCTCCATGGCAGCGGCGATCGCCAGCCTGGGCGCCCATCCCGCGGCCGGTCGCCGCATCGCCGTCCTGACCGACATGCTGGAGCTGGGGCCGGACTCGCCGCGCTTCCATGCCGAGCTAGCCGGGCCGCTGGCCGAGGCCCGTGCGGACCGGGTGTTCTGCGCCGGCCCGCTGATGCGCGCCCTATGGGAGGCGCTGCCCGCCGCACGCCGCGGCGCCTGGGCCGAAACCGCCCACGACCTCATTGCCGAGGTCGCCGCGGCGATCGGTCCTGGCGACGTCATCATGGTCAAGGGTTCAAACGGTTCGAAGGCAGGCGAGATCGTCTCGGCGCTTTCAGCCATGTTCCAGGAAGAAAGCGCGGGCGAGGGGGCCGCGCACTGA
- the mraY gene encoding phospho-N-acetylmuramoyl-pentapeptide-transferase produces MLYLLYLRLAEHQHYVPVLNLLKYLTFRTGMSVVTAQVIVNAMGSRFIRWMQAKQGKGQPIRKEGIERHIIEKAGTPTMGGLMILAGLLGSALIWGDLANVYVWVAILVTGAYGVLGFLDDYAKVTKQSTEGLSGPARLLIEFLVAIAGVLLIVYFGQVSATEGHLQTSLTFPIFKNLVLDLGWFYLAFAGVVIVGSANAVNFTDGLDGLAIVPVMIAAAAFGVIAYLVGNFKFAEYLQVHFVPGVGELAVFCGAMIGAGLGFLWYNAPPARIFMGDTGSLALGGALGTIAVACKHEIVLAIVGGLFVAEALSVIIQVAYFKRTGRRVFLMAPIHHHFEKLGWAESTVVIRFWIVAIMLAMLGLATLKLR; encoded by the coding sequence ATGCTTTACCTGCTGTACCTTCGCCTGGCCGAGCACCAGCACTACGTTCCGGTGCTGAACCTGCTCAAGTACCTGACCTTCCGTACGGGCATGTCGGTGGTCACGGCCCAGGTGATCGTCAACGCCATGGGCTCGCGCTTCATCCGCTGGATGCAGGCCAAGCAGGGCAAGGGCCAGCCGATCCGCAAGGAAGGCATCGAGCGCCACATCATCGAAAAGGCCGGCACGCCGACCATGGGCGGGCTGATGATCCTGGCCGGGCTCCTGGGCAGCGCGCTGATCTGGGGCGACCTGGCCAATGTCTATGTCTGGGTGGCGATCCTGGTCACCGGCGCCTATGGCGTGCTGGGTTTCCTCGACGACTACGCCAAGGTCACCAAGCAGTCGACCGAGGGCCTTTCCGGCCCGGCGCGCCTGCTGATCGAGTTCCTGGTCGCCATCGCCGGAGTGCTGCTGATCGTCTATTTCGGCCAGGTCTCGGCCACCGAAGGCCATCTGCAGACCTCGCTGACCTTCCCGATCTTCAAGAACCTGGTGCTGGACCTCGGCTGGTTCTACCTCGCCTTCGCCGGGGTGGTGATCGTGGGCTCGGCCAATGCGGTGAACTTCACCGACGGCCTGGATGGCCTGGCCATCGTGCCGGTGATGATCGCCGCCGCCGCCTTCGGGGTGATCGCCTACCTGGTCGGCAACTTCAAATTCGCCGAGTACCTGCAGGTCCATTTCGTCCCCGGCGTGGGCGAGCTGGCGGTGTTCTGCGGGGCCATGATCGGCGCCGGCCTGGGCTTTCTCTGGTACAACGCCCCTCCGGCCCGGATATTCATGGGCGACACCGGCTCGTTGGCCCTGGGCGGCGCCCTCGGCACGATCGCGGTGGCCTGCAAGCACGAGATCGTGCTGGCCATCGTCGGCGGGCTGTTCGTGGCCGAGGCGCTCTCGGTGATCATCCAGGTGGCCTATTTCAAGCGCACCGGCCGCCGCGTGTTCCTGATGGCGCCGATCCATCACCACTTCGAGAAGCTCGGCTGGGCCGAGTCCACCGTCGTCATCCGCTTCTGGATCGTGGCGATCATGCTGGCCATGCTCGGCCTCGCCACTCTGAAACTCAGGTGA